The segment AACGACTCTTAGCGTCATCTACGGAAGAAGGGGCAAACATGTAGCCGATTAGATTAGCGCTTCTAACGCTAGATGGCAGCACGATAACATTTTAGCGTCAAAAAACACAACATTTATTAATTGCTATTATCTGTTAAACGATGGCATTGCAAGGTGAACAAATAATAGCACATTTTTTACTGCAaagtattaattttattcaatgGTCTTAAACACTATAAGTACATTGCATCAAGATAAGCATAACATTCTTAAACTAACGATTATCCTCCGTCCACTTCGCTATGTTTAATATAAGTTAACGCGACAGCTCCTCTCTGTTACTTCTAGCTTAAAAATACTTAACGCTTTGGTTCCCAGATCATGTTACATTTAGATCACCTTGTTTGTATAATTTTTAGTGAAATTCCCTGTTTTTTGGCTGTTCGTGGCAATCGATTCCTCTTCACAATGCACAATGCTCCCTATGCATTAATCAATCCTCTTTACTGCGGTTTTCATTGGTTAGCACATTTGAGTCGTGTTTCCCGGCTGACTCGCTGCAGGTTCCTTTATCGCAGAACAATCCATCGGCGCAGGGACAAAGGATGTAATGAACGTCGGTCAATAGCACTTGAGTACCGTCAGGGTACGACGCTGTCATGTTGATAGTGGAAGCGCTGCTTGGTCTGCACGTTTCTCCCGCAGCTTGCATAGGTCTGCATTGGGGGGTGCTGTACCTGATCGGTCCTGGAATCGGTCATTTGATCAATTAGATACAGGGGAGGGGCTGCAAGGGGGCTAATCCTTTAGTATGTAACTTTAACTAAACGCTACAAACGGGTTAATCGTTTAGTatgtaattttaatgaaatactgCAAAGAGGTTAATCCTTTAGTGCTGAACCAATTTTTTCGGTGGGCACCTGTACTGTGGTGCCtcaacgtttttttttaaaatgggTATGGGTATTAGCTTTTTGTGAGCGTGATGGGTCTAGTCATCTCTTTTAGTTGTCTGTATCATGCATCACACTTCTACTAAACTGTTCGCAGCACAAGATTTCTTTTCGATGGCGTCAATCGTCATACCTATGGTGCAACAGTGTCCGGCCCCGCATTCCAAATTATTCTGACAGTGAATATAATCCGGTCGACCCTCCGCGTGGGAGAGACAGCTGAATGAGAGGAGGAGAACCGAAGCGAGCAAGATCGACGCCATCGTTGCTTTTGATGTCGGATATCTGGAAAGAAATAGCAAACAATCGTTACCGTCACTCGTGGAACATAGTTTCATGAAATGCAATCTTTGTCCAGATCTGCATTCTTGCAAAGCAGATGCGAAGTTGATGCGCGAAAACGTCTACGAAGACGAAGTCATTTAAGATGGCTATCTTGAACACTTGCGCCAGCGGCAACCACTTAATATTCACATGCAAATCACCAAACTGGTCGAAGagtatatttaaacaattcttcGTTGCAGTCGAACTTGCGCGACCTTGAGTGATCTTCATAATATGAGTCATTGACGTTCATTACTCTTCCACTTATGAAATAATTAGCAACCCCAGATGATGGAAAGTCACCGATtctttaaacatttaaacaCGAAATCAACCGTTCTATCGGATATTCAGATAAAATTCAGCTGTTTCGGTACTATCATGGCAAGTGCCAGGGGACAAAGCGAATGAGTCTACCAGGAAATCTGTTTAGCAGCCTCCATGTAGGTTGATCTTATATGGACCGATCTTTTGTCCAGGGCTTAGTCACGCGTTAATCTCGCGACAAAAACACGAGGCGTCGACTTTCGACTGGTCGGAACCGTGAATACCATTAAATTCAATAAATCGTGAAGACCGTGGCTGCTCGACGAAATCTTCGCGACGAAGATCGCTGATCTTCACGCTCGTCTTAAATTCAGCATCATCGCTAACCCTCGTCTTTCTCGCGTCCGTGATTAATGTATCATCGACAATTATATAATTCCCGGCTGCAACGTTATACGATACACATTATTTCCGAGGACGCCCGTTCGATATTTCTGCGTTAATGACGCGCCGCGAACGGAATTATGAATGACTCGCGACGAATAGATCGCGGACGTGCGCGAGAAGTCACACGGTTCTACCGACTCGCGAAAGTTGACTTCACGGTGGCTTCTCTATTTGGTAAAACGACACACGCCGTTGATCTTTGTTATCGCCTCGGCGTTACACAAAGCTTCGGCGTTGATCCTGCGACGATATTCTTTTCCCAAGTTTCCGGAACTGTTTCTCTTCAATTATGCAGTTGTAAGCGTCTCGAATTCTAACGTGATACCTTTCCCCGCGAAGCTTCCGGAATCGTGTGCGCGTAATTGGTACCGCcgcagtaattaggtcccttaccctattcaaTAATTTGTCATTTCGTTATTATGCCGAACGAAATAAAGTCCCTCAACGTTCTGCACGGTACTCACCTTACGCGTGAAGATGTATGATTATTGATCTCGAGctggttttttcttctttctgtgTCAGGTGTTAGAAGATCGAGAAGCACGATGACGATTACACGTACATTCGCGGATGCCAGTAGAGATCGTTCACGTTGTCCACGCTCGGCGAACGCTTGTCGGCATTTGATCGAGTGAACCGATGAGTCTGTTGTTTTTATATCGACTCTTCCTCCGCTTGGCTCCCGCGTTCTTCCAAATAAACGGTTCGCGCGTTTTTCCTCGAAGAGAAAGATTCACGCGCGGGCGCCACGGTCGGTTCGATCGATCTTCGTGCCCGGATCCACGGAGATCGCTTTCGAACCGAGCCATTATCCTGGAGGACGCTCGCGCAACAGCCACCGAAACCGCTGCAATCGCTAGGGCCTGACTCAATTCTGtccttcggaataaggattcaATCCACTAGACAGTGCATTTTAATGTTCAAGATGTAGGAGTtggatttattctttttttttttaaataattttaatcagctGAAAATAATGTGACGGTAGTTTTACATTCTTTAACGCCTTTTCAAAGACAGAGACGAACGCTTTCGCAAAAAAGGAACGGGAAAGCTATTAGAAGGTGTTAGAAACTAGAGGTGACTATCGTTCTATCAACTTTATGTACCATTTATCTTCATTGACTACAGCGACGCGAATTGTCTCGGTGATCTGATCTTAATCGAATGAAAATGGTTCTGTTAGAGTCTCGAATTGAGTTTTGTTCTCGTCACCTTTATAATCGCATTTCACAGACACGCAGATTCAATCGGGGATCGTCCGTTTATAATTACTTGTTACGTAATCAATTGAATGGAAATCCCGCGACGCGAGATCGCATCAGATCCTGTAAGCCCGCGCGTAGGATTAATAATTAATGCCATTTGTTGTTCAGTATTAATGGACACAATGTCGTTTGTCGGGTAGCGATGGAGCCGAGTTCAATGCGTGCTCGTGAACTTCGATCAATCCGATGTCGTACATTTTTGAACGAGTACGAGTTGCTCAAGTGAACTCGCTTTTTATCAATTGGGTGTTTATCGGTCAAAAAACCACGGGAGCGGGTTCACCGATCTCGGTTATACATCGGAGGACCATTAAATGTTGCATCATTCTCGGCTCCACCGAGTTTCTAATTCACCCGTAATCGTGAGACCAGCATTTCCTACGCAACCAATTCGTTTCCGATTATGCGTACCTGCGGGTATTGCtaattaccagactgcggatttcatgcatctatgataaaaatgagaaaGTGGAACTTAAAATAGCAGAGTATTGTTGCAATCTTTTCTAACAAAAATCACTGCTAAAAAGAACCTATTATCGCATATAATCGATAATAATATTATCGGGCTGCCCGCTGGGGTGCCTCCCGGGCTGCCCGCGGGGCTCCTCCCCGGGCTGCCAGCCGGGCTGCCCGCCGGGCCCAACTATGGGCAAGTGACTCATCATGTTTTGGAAATGTTATGCGGGTGTTTTGGCCATGTTTGGCGGGTGTTTTACGCATGTTTTTCACATACTATAAGCATATTTTGCGGTTGTTTTTGTTCATGTTATGCGCGTGTTTTACGCATGTTCCTCACATGTCATTGGCCTGTTTTGGGCATGTATTGAGCACAATTTGCGCATGTTTCGCGGTGTCTTGCGAATGTTTTGGGTATTTT is part of the Halictus rubicundus isolate RS-2024b chromosome 10, iyHalRubi1_principal, whole genome shotgun sequence genome and harbors:
- the LOC143358176 gene encoding uncharacterized protein LOC143358176; translation: MPKKYPKHSQDTAKHAQIVLNTCPKQANDINSVEPRMMQHLMVLRCITEIGEPAPVDRIESGPSDCSGFGGCCASVLQDNGSVRKRSPWIREKRANRLFGRTREPSGGRVDIKTTDSSVHSIKCRQAFAERGQRERSLLASANVRVIVIVLLDLLTPDTERRKNQLEINNHTSSRVRYPTSKATMASILLASVLLLSFSCLSHAEGRPDYIHCQNNLECGAGHCCTIGPIRYSTPQCRPMQAAGETCRPSSASTINMTASYPDGTQVLLTDVHYILCPCADGLFCDKGTCSESAGKHDSNVLTNENRSKED